The nucleotide sequence AACGATGCCTTTGTCAGATACCGACAGAGACCAAGATGATGATGTATTGCAGAATGTCACTGCTACCAGGACCGCAGTCGACGATGACCAATCACCAAATCCTTCTGACCGGCCGCGTCCATGCTTTGGTGTCAACTTTGGGTTGAGTAGAGCCGTCAGCTTGGGTTCATCAGTGGCATGCTCCATTATGTCAAACGGTCTCTCCTCTTCAGCTAATCCTAGTATTGGAAATGTGGACCATCCTTCCGATGCGAACATCCCTCAACAAGGTGGTGCATCGACTTCTGGGATTTATTCAAGTCTGGATATGCTAAGAGACAGCGTCACAACGCAAGCTAGAGCGGCTCATCAGGCTAGGAGAAATTTGCTGGAATCTGAAGATGCTAACTTGAGGCATTCGCACAGGAGGATGGGACCCCAGGAACCTTCTGAAGGCAGTGTCCGGTTTAGCCGAACACTTAGTGTTGGAAGACTTCGTGACAGGGTCCTCAGGAGGACTCCATTCTCAGATAGTTTGTTCACCTCTTCACTTTATGATAGACCAGTGTGGACCGCAGGAAATGCCAGCGCGAGGCAAGATTCATCTGTGATGCAACGGACTAATTCAGACAGAGGTTCCGAACCGCAACCAGAACCTTCAACTAACAGCACGTACAATTCTGGCTCTGCAACTCTAAGAGAAGCCAGTAATCGGGATCTTCTTGAGCGCAGATCGGCTTTTCTTGAAAGGAGGAGGAGGATAAGATCTCAGGTGGTGTACAGTTCAACTATTTTGATCATTTCTGACTTGCCTGCTTGTATATTTATAGCTTTTGCTTTCTTGGCAGGTCCGAGCTCTCCAAAGGTTGGGCAGCAGGTTCGAAAATTTATCAGGTCATGAGAGATCATGCATTCTATCTGGTCAACATAGAACAGGAAATTGCAACTGCAGGGCAAGCAGTCGACCAGGTAATCCTGATGAAGAATCCGGCACAAGGGCTAGCATATCAAGAATTGTTATGCTAGCAGAAGCACTCTTTGAGGTATGTGCTGCACATTTTTCTAGTTAGTGCTGTTTTCTTTTTTGGAGAAATGCCAACTTACATCCACAAGGTAATGCCTCTCATAGGTCCTGGATGAAATCCACCAACAGTCTGCTGCTTTATCCTCAAGGTCATCATTACCTCCAATTGGATCCGTTCCTGCTCCAAAGGAGATCGTCGAGAGTCTTCCTGTCAAGGTGTACAGAAAGCCGTTGAAACACCAAACTGATGAGGCTGCACAGTAAGCCATTTAGTTTGTTTTGAAATTCTTTAATTAATAGTACTCTGTGGTGCTGGTGCACGTTTGGGCATACTCAGTAACGTAGCTTGCGTGCACGTGATGGAAAGTTAGTATACCTGAAATGTCAATACCCTTGTTCACTTGTGCATATACATTATTGTTGCTGATAATTCTGAGGACTGCAAGTGAAGCAGAGGCTTCTGTATCCTGTATCCAAAAGGATCTAGATTCACTGCCTTCGAACTGCGGTTGCATGCTTAGTTGAGCCATTTGATTACAAAATTAGCCGAGCTATTCGATAAGAAATCAAGTTCTTGGACAAAAACATGGGTGATTTGAGGTGCTTGAGGACTCCAATTTTCTCATATTCTACAGTCTACCATTCACGATAAAATAGTTCATACAACTGGAAAGGCACCTGTGGGCATTTATAATTGTATTTTAAGTGCAGGGATGCAGAATATATGTAATTATTAAAAAATGTGCTTTGTACTGTTCAATAGAATGTGCTTTGGACTGTATATAATTATAAAGAATGTATATAATACCCTAAGCAAGATCCTGAGCCTCGATTGTGCATGTGGATTTGTACAGTTGCCATTTAAGCTGCAGGTCTTATTCAGTTTTAAGACAGTGGAGTGTTTTGCACAATATGTCCGTTTACTTGTTTGTTAACATTCTTTTTCAGTTTTTTTATGTTAGTAGATATGTACTGAATAAATCTAAACAGCCATgtctatttatttattatttattcccATTCCTTCTCCACAATGCAGATGCTACATTTGCCTTGTCGAATATGAAGAGGGAGACTGTGTTCGCATACTTCCATGCAATCATGAGTTTCATCTAACATGTGTAGATAAGTGGCTGAAAGAGATTCACAGGTATTGTTCATGAAACTTACCAATTCAGATCAAGGAAAAGATTGATTTAACATGATATGATAATTTCCTTCGTACGAGAGCTCTATACTATTCCTTGACACGCTGCCTAACATGACAATTGGCATTCTCAAAGGAAAAGCTGCATACTTGAAAAACTTATTTTCTAGTAAATGATTTGTGGGCAACTTTTGGGGATATTATTCGAACTATGAAGTTCAACCATAAACTAAGCTGTACAATTCTTTGATCGATACATTTGAATCTTACGGAATAAAAATGTTCACAGGTATTGCTCATGAAACTTACGAAATCAGATCAAGATTGATTCAACATGATATGATAATTTCCATGACATGAGAGCTCTTTAGCAATTTCTTGACATGCTGTCTAAGAATTGACATTCTCTGATGGAAGAAATACATGCTTCAAAAACATATTTTCCGGCAAATGTTATTTGGGCAACTTTTGGAGGTCTTGTTCAAACTATAAAGTTCAACCGTAAACCAAGCTGTAGAATTCTTGGATGGGTACATTTGAAACTTACTGCCAGTATGACCATATAATATAGATGTATTACAGCATTAATATTTGATGATACTCCTTGTGCTGTAGCGAAGAGATAGAGCAGTGAATCTAtctctagtactccctccgatccatattactacTTATTTAGTAGTgtcaattaatatggattggagggagtaataATATTAAATGTGCTTTCATGTGAGTGTTGTGTGATTGAAGGCTGTCTTTGAAATGTTTCAGTGCCTAGCAATTGGTGAACTTAATAAAGTAGTGTTTAAATCTTTCAGAATAATAAAATTAAATAAACTTGAGTGCTTACATATACGCAGTTTAAGTTTTTTGTTGAGTTCTTTCATTTGGAAGatacaaaaaaaatcaaaagttTTTCTTCCGGACGTAACTTAAATTAATACTTATTTCCCTAACTCAATTTAAGACacaacttggcttctatattcacTTGACCTGGGCCTTAACTGCTGGGAAATTTCTTCCTGAGTTGCTTTTGTTTCATACAGTTGGTATCATTTAGTTTTTGGCAGTGCccgttattatttatttatttatttatttattgtgctAAGCTGAACCTATGTCCTGTATTTGTAGGGTTTGTCCACTCTGTCGTGGCGATGTCTGCCGATCCGATTCGTCGAGCATAGGGAAATTCAGCTGATTCTTTTATCTCTTAAGGATCCAGCTTATTGCGAGAAAAATGGAGCTTCCGCCTTCCGACAC is from Triticum aestivum cultivar Chinese Spring chromosome 1B, IWGSC CS RefSeq v2.1, whole genome shotgun sequence and encodes:
- the LOC123131043 gene encoding E3 ubiquitin-protein ligase RNF6, translating into MGSGTSKAASPAPAPAGGEAKARNGKPRGKSLMRLPSYSCFRGFTPDCDPSSSLPAPPPPPLGVESSKGGATPKLTHIGISDEDASSAPKSNPSEVRTMPLSDTDRDQDDDVLQNVTATRTAVDDDQSPNPSDRPRPCFGVNFGLSRAVSLGSSVACSIMSNGLSSSANPSIGNVDHPSDANIPQQGGASTSGIYSSLDMLRDSVTTQARAAHQARRNLLESEDANLRHSHRRMGPQEPSEGSVRFSRTLSVGRLRDRVLRRTPFSDSLFTSSLYDRPVWTAGNASARQDSSVMQRTNSDRGSEPQPEPSTNSTYNSGSATLREASNRDLLERRSAFLERRRRIRSQVRALQRLGSRFENLSGHERSCILSGQHRTGNCNCRASSRPGNPDEESGTRASISRIVMLAEALFEVLDEIHQQSAALSSRSSLPPIGSVPAPKEIVESLPVKVYRKPLKHQTDEAAQCYICLVEYEEGDCVRILPCNHEFHLTCVDKWLKEIHRVCPLCRGDVCRSDSSSIGKFS